The following coding sequences are from one Arcobacter nitrofigilis DSM 7299 window:
- a CDS encoding NADP-dependent isocitrate dehydrogenase — MSKIIYTKVDEAPALATYSFLPIIKAFTKSSGIEMVTKDISLAGRILANFPENLKEDQKIGDHLAELGKLTQDPTVNIVKLPNISASIPQLKAAIAELQSKGYNVPNYDESPEITARYSKILGSAVNPVLREGNSDRRAPSAVKNYAKNNPHRMGEWTKDSKTEVAHMDHGDFYGSELSETFEKADDLKISFFDKSGKETVLKASLPVLEGEIIDATIMSAKALQEFYAKTIAEAKEKNVLLSLHLKATMMKVSDPIMFGFAVKVFFKDLIAKHGALFDELGVNFNNGLGDLYSKLDKVDAAKKAEIEADIAEIYKKQPRLAMVNSAKGITNLHVPSDVIIDASMPAMLKGGGKMWNAEDKEEDTIAMIPDRCYAQAFKAVIEDFKENGKLDVTTIGTVPNVGLMAQKAEEYGSHDKTFQAPVDGQFKVTNKAGDTVFSYDVEVGDIFRMCQAKDAPIQDWIKLAVSRARLSNTPAIFWLDENRAHDAQMIKKVNKYLPEHDTTGLDISIMPPLEATKVSLQRMREGKDTISVTGNVLRDYNTDLFPILELGTSAKMLSIVPLMQGGGLFETGAGGSAPKHVQQFTEESYLRWDSLGEFMALAASFEHLGNTQNNSKAKVLADTLDKATGTFLLNDKSPSRKLGGVDNRGSHFYLAMYWAQELAAQTEDKELAAEFAPIAKAMADNEDKIMAELVAAHGKASDIGGYYLPDEVKANEALRPSATLNAIIG, encoded by the coding sequence ATGTCAAAAATTATTTACACAAAAGTTGATGAAGCTCCAGCTTTAGCCACTTATTCATTTCTACCTATTATTAAAGCTTTTACAAAAAGCTCTGGTATAGAAATGGTAACAAAAGATATCTCACTTGCAGGTAGAATTCTTGCTAATTTTCCAGAGAATTTAAAAGAAGATCAAAAAATTGGTGATCATTTAGCTGAACTTGGTAAATTAACTCAAGATCCAACTGTAAACATTGTAAAACTTCCAAATATTTCTGCATCAATTCCTCAATTAAAAGCTGCAATTGCCGAATTACAATCAAAAGGTTACAATGTACCTAATTATGATGAAAGTCCTGAAATCACTGCTAGATATTCAAAAATCCTAGGATCAGCTGTTAACCCAGTACTTAGAGAAGGAAACTCAGATAGAAGAGCTCCAAGTGCTGTTAAAAACTATGCTAAAAACAATCCTCATAGAATGGGTGAATGGACAAAAGATTCTAAAACTGAAGTTGCACATATGGACCATGGAGATTTTTATGGTTCTGAACTTTCTGAAACTTTTGAAAAAGCAGATGATTTAAAAATATCTTTCTTCGATAAAAGTGGTAAAGAAACCGTATTAAAAGCATCTTTACCTGTACTTGAAGGTGAAATAATTGATGCAACTATTATGAGTGCAAAAGCTTTACAAGAATTTTATGCAAAAACAATTGCAGAGGCTAAAGAAAAAAATGTATTATTATCTTTACACCTAAAAGCTACTATGATGAAAGTTTCTGATCCAATTATGTTTGGATTTGCTGTTAAAGTATTCTTCAAAGACTTAATTGCTAAACATGGAGCTTTATTTGATGAGTTAGGAGTTAATTTTAATAATGGTTTAGGTGACCTTTACTCTAAATTAGACAAAGTTGATGCAGCCAAAAAAGCTGAAATTGAAGCTGATATTGCTGAAATTTATAAAAAACAACCAAGACTTGCAATGGTAAATTCTGCTAAAGGAATCACAAACTTACATGTACCATCTGATGTTATTATTGATGCATCTATGCCTGCTATGCTTAAAGGTGGTGGTAAAATGTGGAATGCTGAAGATAAAGAAGAAGATACAATCGCAATGATTCCAGATAGATGTTATGCACAAGCTTTTAAAGCAGTTATTGAAGACTTTAAAGAAAATGGTAAATTAGATGTAACAACTATTGGAACAGTTCCAAATGTTGGTCTTATGGCACAAAAAGCTGAAGAGTATGGTTCTCATGATAAGACTTTCCAAGCACCTGTTGATGGACAATTTAAAGTTACAAATAAAGCTGGAGATACTGTATTCTCATATGATGTTGAAGTTGGTGATATTTTCAGAATGTGCCAAGCTAAAGATGCACCAATTCAAGATTGGATTAAACTAGCTGTAAGCAGAGCAAGACTTTCTAATACTCCAGCAATTTTTTGGTTAGATGAAAATAGAGCTCACGATGCCCAAATGATTAAAAAAGTTAATAAATACTTACCTGAGCATGATACTACTGGTTTAGATATTTCTATTATGCCTCCATTAGAAGCTACAAAAGTTTCTTTACAAAGAATGAGAGAAGGAAAAGATACTATTTCTGTAACTGGAAATGTATTAAGAGATTATAATACTGACTTATTCCCAATATTAGAACTTGGAACAAGTGCTAAAATGTTATCAATCGTACCATTGATGCAAGGTGGTGGATTATTTGAAACTGGTGCTGGTGGATCTGCGCCTAAACACGTACAACAATTCACAGAAGAGTCTTATTTAAGATGGGATTCATTAGGTGAATTTATGGCTTTAGCAGCATCTTTTGAGCACTTAGGTAATACTCAAAATAATTCAAAAGCAAAAGTATTAGCCGATACTTTAGACAAAGCTACTGGAACTTTCCTTTTAAATGACAAATCACCTTCAAGAAAATTAGGTGGTGTTGATAATAGAGGAAGTCATTTCTATCTTGCTATGTATTGGGCACAAGAATTGGCAGCTCAAACTGAAGATAAAGAATTAGCAGCAGAATTTGCTCCTATCGCAAAAGCAATGGCTGATAATGAAGATAAAATTATGGCAGAATTAGTTGCTGCTCATGGAAAAGCTTCTGATATTGGTGGATATTATTTACCAGATGAAGTAAAAGCAAATGAAGCATTAAGACCAAGTGCTACATTAAATGCAATTATTGGGTAA
- the mdh gene encoding malate dehydrogenase has product MKNKKVGIIGVGNVGSTLAYTLASKGICGKIVLKDIRENIVKAMALDISQAANAASSSTLVSAAKDSNDLKDCDVIVITAGIPRKPGMSRDDLLLTNAKIMKIVVKDIEEQAPNAIIIVVSNPLDVMVYTALKVSNFSKNQIIGMAGILDSARMSHFILEKLGYGAGQINASVMGGHGDDMVPLPNFSTVAGVHLSEVLSSQDIEDIVEKTKNGGAQIVKYLERGSAYYAPAYSTSLMVEAILHDKKEVYPCAVLLDGEYGYKDIVSGVPIMLGKNGVEKIIELNLTDEQKELFKKSVTSVKELVDTLNKNNFFE; this is encoded by the coding sequence ATGAAAAACAAAAAAGTGGGAATCATAGGAGTTGGTAATGTGGGTTCAACACTTGCTTATACTTTAGCTTCAAAAGGAATTTGTGGAAAAATAGTTTTAAAAGATATTAGAGAAAATATTGTAAAAGCAATGGCTTTAGACATCTCCCAAGCTGCAAATGCTGCAAGTTCTAGTACACTTGTAAGTGCCGCAAAAGATTCAAACGATTTAAAAGATTGTGATGTTATTGTTATAACTGCGGGAATACCAAGAAAACCAGGTATGAGTAGAGATGATTTACTTCTTACAAATGCAAAAATTATGAAAATAGTTGTAAAAGATATAGAAGAACAAGCTCCAAATGCAATTATAATAGTGGTATCAAATCCCCTTGATGTGATGGTTTATACAGCACTAAAAGTCTCAAATTTCTCAAAAAATCAGATTATAGGAATGGCAGGTATTTTAGATAGTGCAAGAATGAGCCACTTTATTTTAGAAAAACTAGGATATGGAGCAGGACAAATAAATGCTTCTGTTATGGGTGGACATGGAGATGATATGGTGCCCCTACCAAACTTCTCAACAGTAGCAGGAGTACATCTAAGTGAAGTTCTTAGTTCACAAGATATAGAAGATATAGTAGAAAAAACAAAAAATGGTGGTGCTCAAATTGTAAAATACCTAGAAAGAGGATCAGCATACTATGCACCAGCATATTCCACTTCACTTATGGTAGAAGCAATCTTACACGATAAAAAAGAAGTCTACCCTTGTGCTGTTTTACTAGATGGTGAATATGGTTATAAAGATATAGTTTCAGGAGTTCCAATAATGCTTGGAAAAAATGGAGTTGAAAAAATCATAGAATTAAATTTAACAGATGAACAAAAAGAGTTATTTAAAAAATCTGTAACATCAGTTAAAGAATTAGTTGACACACTAAACAAAAACAACTTTTTCGAATAA
- a CDS encoding SpoIIAA family protein has protein sequence MKTKKHELTVGIQKVDSSILLTIKAVGTLTHEDYETITPLIDSALEGVTNPKIRAICDCTELEGWELKAAWDDLKIGLKHGNQFEKIAIITGKSWIKIGSKITSWFIQGEVKNFENELEAFEWLNE, from the coding sequence ATGAAAACTAAAAAACACGAACTAACAGTTGGTATACAAAAAGTTGACTCAAGCATTTTACTTACGATAAAAGCAGTAGGAACACTTACTCATGAAGATTATGAGACAATAACTCCTTTGATTGATTCTGCCCTTGAAGGTGTTACAAATCCTAAAATAAGGGCGATATGTGATTGTACAGAACTTGAGGGTTGGGAACTAAAAGCCGCTTGGGATGATTTAAAAATTGGACTTAAACATGGAAACCAATTTGAAAAAATTGCAATCATTACAGGGAAAAGTTGGATAAAAATAGGTTCTAAAATCACTTCTTGGTTTATACAAGGGGAAGTAAAAAACTTCGAAAATGAGTTAGAAGCCTTTGAATGGTTAAATGAATAA
- a CDS encoding ADP-ribosylglycohydrolase family protein produces the protein MNNITKQDSIRGAFFASIVADALCLGSHYEYDAKKIYKAYGEKPIEKFMSPGEMMGGMTHGIGWGEQNYHPGKKAGGTTDYGDYNILILEHLAKTANPIQEFDVKAIIPHWMNRLENSWGSWICTMTRETYAQVKRGVKTEDLGGYSNATAIRHVAAHAYYDDEEVLVDVAKKAMFTHKESHALGGAEFFARVTNRVINGTNPRVAIEEVGKLMGGFYQDKVNQAIAKYEEESNPESDLSKEQFSDDLALTSMARLWDVGRSEPIKVGKASPTEGTMPGSIYFILKYANKEDGLKKALQANAMVGGDNASRGIMIGMVLGAYFGVNAIPKEWRDTLDQWDYCEELLNKLPLLQ, from the coding sequence ATGAATAATATTACAAAACAAGACTCTATACGAGGTGCTTTTTTTGCATCAATTGTTGCAGATGCTTTATGTTTAGGTAGTCATTATGAATATGATGCAAAAAAAATATATAAAGCATATGGTGAAAAACCAATAGAAAAATTTATGAGTCCCGGTGAAATGATGGGTGGAATGACCCATGGAATAGGTTGGGGTGAACAAAACTATCATCCTGGCAAAAAAGCTGGTGGAACAACTGATTATGGAGATTATAATATTCTTATATTAGAACATTTAGCAAAAACTGCAAACCCTATCCAAGAGTTCGATGTAAAAGCTATCATTCCCCATTGGATGAATAGATTAGAAAATAGTTGGGGCTCTTGGATTTGTACAATGACAAGGGAAACTTATGCACAAGTAAAAAGAGGTGTGAAAACTGAAGACTTAGGTGGTTATTCAAATGCTACAGCTATAAGACATGTGGCAGCTCATGCTTATTATGATGATGAAGAAGTCCTAGTAGATGTGGCAAAAAAAGCTATGTTTACCCATAAAGAATCTCATGCCTTAGGTGGAGCAGAGTTTTTTGCAAGGGTTACAAACCGAGTTATAAATGGAACCAACCCAAGAGTCGCTATTGAAGAGGTTGGAAAACTTATGGGTGGTTTTTATCAAGATAAAGTTAATCAAGCAATTGCAAAATATGAAGAGGAATCAAATCCTGAATCTGATTTATCAAAAGAGCAGTTTAGTGATGATTTAGCACTTACCTCAATGGCAAGACTTTGGGATGTGGGAAGAAGTGAACCTATAAAAGTAGGGAAAGCTAGTCCTACTGAAGGAACTATGCCTGGAAGTATTTATTTTATCTTGAAATATGCTAACAAAGAAGATGGTCTTAAAAAGGCACTTCAAGCTAATGCTATGGTTGGTGGTGATAATGCTTCTAGAGGTATTATGATTGGTATGGTACTTGGGGCTTATTTTGGGGTAAATGCTATTCCAAAAGAGTGGAGAGATACTTTAGACCAATGGGATTATTGTGAAGAGTTATTAAATAAACTACCACTTTTACAGTAA
- a CDS encoding superoxide dismutase, with amino-acid sequence MKHELMKLPYEMDALAPLMSKETLEFHYGKHHQTYVNNLNNLIAGTKFEDLSLVEIVKEAEGGLFNNAAQVFNHDFFWNGLTPGGSTISGDVEAALVEAFGSVEEFKTQFTNKAVTHFGSGWAWLVKDASGKLSIVATANAGTPLTDGLTPILTCDVWEHAYYIDTRNARPAYLENFWKLVNWDFVAKNLK; translated from the coding sequence ATGAAACACGAATTAATGAAACTACCTTACGAAATGGATGCATTAGCACCATTAATGTCAAAAGAGACTTTAGAATTTCACTATGGAAAACATCATCAAACATATGTAAATAATTTAAATAATTTAATAGCTGGAACAAAGTTTGAAGATTTATCTCTAGTTGAGATTGTAAAAGAGGCTGAAGGTGGTCTTTTTAATAATGCTGCACAAGTATTTAATCATGACTTTTTCTGGAATGGTTTAACTCCAGGTGGTTCAACTATCTCTGGTGATGTAGAAGCTGCTTTAGTTGAAGCTTTTGGATCAGTTGAAGAGTTTAAAACTCAATTTACAAACAAAGCAGTAACTCACTTTGGTTCAGGATGGGCTTGGTTAGTAAAAGATGCAAGTGGAAAATTATCAATTGTTGCTACTGCAAATGCTGGAACTCCATTAACTGATGGTTTAACTCCAATTCTTACATGTGACGTGTGGGAGCATGCATATTATATTGATACTAGAAATGCAAGACCTGCCTATTTAGAAAACTTTTGGAAACTAGTTAACTGGGATTTTGTAGCTAAAAATCTTAAATAA
- a CDS encoding NAD(P)/FAD-dependent oxidoreductase produces the protein MKNYDYVIIGAGIAGSCVAHFLKDDKTLLLDRFDDVAQFASGVAGGFLSPLLGKPNKFKELVTTSLKFAVDFYKNLDEDLIVQKGVLRLPKDDEDRLKFDEYKKHFDFECEEKNDGFFFKIGSQVFSYDMCKKLTKNIDKKFNYDVKHIKRIDNFYIINDEIKAKNLILTTGSDIELIDEEYIKIRAVWGQRIDISTTTCIDFNYHKECSVSTSHEKLDDKTYKVSIGATHHRFDNNLEKKYKAFENPELSNLVNIGYTNNLYKKDTFELLDKANNIRPLNDVKVLKTYFGPRASSFDYFPLVGSLIDSKETLNMFPYLKNGTPVKSERFIRYDNLFVLNGVGGRGFVLSPYLAKKLVDFIKRNDTLEDEITVDRLFKKWVRRIK, from the coding sequence ATGAAAAATTATGATTATGTAATTATTGGAGCAGGGATTGCAGGATCTTGTGTAGCACATTTTTTAAAAGATGACAAGACTCTTTTATTAGATAGATTTGATGATGTTGCACAATTTGCTTCAGGAGTAGCTGGTGGATTTTTATCTCCTTTACTTGGAAAACCAAATAAGTTTAAAGAACTTGTAACTACATCTTTGAAATTTGCAGTTGATTTTTATAAGAATTTGGATGAAGATTTGATAGTGCAAAAAGGTGTTTTAAGACTCCCAAAAGATGATGAAGATAGATTAAAATTTGATGAATACAAAAAACATTTTGATTTTGAATGTGAAGAGAAAAATGATGGATTTTTTTTCAAAATAGGGTCTCAGGTATTTTCTTATGATATGTGTAAAAAGCTCACAAAGAATATTGATAAGAAATTTAATTATGATGTAAAACATATAAAAAGAATAGATAATTTTTATATTATTAACGATGAAATAAAAGCAAAAAACCTTATTTTAACTACTGGCTCTGACATAGAATTAATAGATGAAGAGTATATAAAAATAAGAGCTGTATGGGGACAAAGAATTGATATTTCCACTACAACTTGTATAGACTTTAACTATCATAAAGAGTGTTCTGTATCAACTTCACATGAAAAGTTAGATGATAAAACCTATAAAGTATCAATAGGTGCTACACATCATAGGTTTGATAATAATCTTGAAAAGAAATATAAAGCCTTTGAAAATCCAGAATTATCAAATTTAGTCAATATTGGTTATACAAATAACTTATACAAAAAAGATACTTTTGAACTTTTAGATAAAGCTAATAATATCAGACCTTTAAATGATGTTAAAGTACTCAAAACTTACTTTGGACCAAGAGCTAGTAGCTTTGATTATTTTCCATTAGTAGGAAGTTTGATTGATTCTAAAGAAACATTAAATATGTTTCCATATTTAAAAAATGGAACACCTGTAAAAAGTGAAAGATTTATAAGATATGATAACCTTTTTGTACTAAATGGAGTAGGAGGAAGAGGTTTTGTTTTATCTCCATATTTAGCAAAAAAACTTGTAGATTTTATTAAAAGAAATGACACTTTAGAAGATGAAATTACAGTTGATAGATTGTTTAAAAAATGGGTTAGAAGAATAAAATGA
- a CDS encoding DnaJ family protein, translating to MAKSLYETLEVSDSASSDEIKKAYRKLARKYHPDVNKDKDAEEKFKEINAAYEVLSDKEKKQQYDQHGDSMFGGQNFHDFARGQGGNVDLDEILRQMFGGSGGFGGSSFGNQGFGGQGFGSYNEPDLDMSAQITIAFDISILGGKQQVSFNNESFDIKIPEGIRDGQKIRAKGKGKSYNGKRGDLIIKINVAPSPEYTLEGDTLTKYFDIPLKTALFGGKVEIRTAHKTITLKVPESTKQYQRFRVKELGILNRKTGTKGDLYLKANIVLPKVEDLDENLVTLLKEKLPETI from the coding sequence ATGGCAAAAAGTTTATATGAAACTTTAGAGGTGAGTGATAGTGCCTCAAGTGATGAAATAAAAAAAGCATACAGAAAATTAGCAAGAAAATATCACCCTGATGTAAACAAAGATAAAGATGCAGAAGAAAAATTTAAAGAAATTAATGCAGCTTATGAAGTTTTATCAGATAAAGAGAAAAAACAACAATATGACCAACATGGTGATTCTATGTTTGGTGGACAAAATTTCCATGACTTTGCAAGAGGTCAAGGTGGAAATGTAGATTTAGATGAGATTTTAAGACAAATGTTTGGTGGCTCTGGTGGCTTTGGTGGAAGTAGTTTTGGAAACCAAGGATTTGGAGGACAAGGTTTTGGTAGTTATAATGAACCAGATTTAGATATGAGTGCTCAAATCACTATTGCCTTTGATATTTCTATTCTTGGAGGAAAACAACAAGTATCTTTCAATAATGAATCATTTGATATCAAAATACCAGAAGGTATTAGAGATGGACAAAAAATAAGAGCAAAAGGTAAAGGTAAATCATACAATGGCAAAAGAGGAGATTTAATCATAAAAATCAATGTAGCTCCTAGTCCTGAGTATACACTTGAAGGAGATACGTTGACAAAGTATTTTGATATACCTTTAAAAACAGCTCTTTTTGGTGGAAAAGTAGAGATAAGAACAGCACACAAAACTATAACTTTAAAAGTTCCAGAAAGTACTAAACAGTACCAAAGATTTAGAGTAAAAGAACTAGGTATTTTAAATAGAAAAACTGGAACAAAAGGTGATTTATATTTAAAAGCAAATATTGTTTTACCAAAAGTTGAAGATTTAGATGAAAACTTAGTTACTTTATTAAAAGAGAAACTACCAGAAACTATTTAA
- a CDS encoding heat shock protein transcriptional repressor HspR gives METNSYTEPVYLISVVAQILEIHPQTLRQYEREGLITPSRTNGKIRLYSQKDIDHIKYVLRLTRELGINLAGVDLILQLNKKIKNLEEDVQKYKTQLKQIDKFGVVPSSKALVIKKSSYDIVIFEE, from the coding sequence ATGGAAACAAACTCATACACAGAACCTGTATATTTAATCTCAGTTGTTGCACAGATTCTAGAAATCCATCCACAAACTTTAAGACAATATGAAAGAGAGGGGTTAATAACCCCCTCTAGAACAAATGGTAAAATTCGTTTGTATTCCCAAAAAGATATTGACCATATAAAATATGTATTAAGACTTACAAGAGAGTTAGGAATAAATCTTGCTGGAGTTGATTTAATACTTCAATTAAACAAAAAAATAAAAAATTTAGAAGAAGATGTTCAAAAATATAAAACACAATTAAAACAAATAGATAAGTTTGGAGTTGTACCATCATCAAAAGCTTTAGTGATTAAAAAAAGCTCTTATGATATAGTGATTTTTGAAGAGTAG
- the ftsZ gene encoding cell division protein FtsZ has product MDNGLFRVDDITVEMPNKTLSDNVAKITVVGVGGGGCNMVNHMIQEGTRRIDLISANTDLQVLNISRAPKKIQLGAKLTKGLGAGMKPEVGRDSAIESYEEIKSTLTGADIVFIAAGLGGGTGTGAAAIIAKAAKEIGALTVSVVTKPFTWEGKKRAGLANLGLEEIKKVSDSIIVVPNDRLLDIVDKDIGMKDAFKIIDNILYQAVNGMSEVILNPGNSDINTDFADVRTIMQHKGMALMGIGRAKGEDAAIKALDAATNSPLLDKMSLSGAKGILIHFNIHPQISMFAINNVMEKIHETIDSNAEIIFGTTSDDSLQKDEVKITIVATGFESKPEPKKQESEPSDGAKQNIITDKDNYLDVPPLMRDYVVQYHLSE; this is encoded by the coding sequence ATGGATAATGGATTATTTAGAGTGGACGATATAACAGTAGAAATGCCAAACAAAACTTTGTCAGATAATGTAGCAAAAATCACAGTTGTTGGAGTTGGTGGTGGTGGCTGTAACATGGTCAATCATATGATTCAAGAGGGTACTCGAAGAATTGACTTAATCTCAGCTAATACAGATTTACAAGTTTTAAATATCTCAAGAGCTCCTAAAAAAATACAATTAGGTGCAAAACTAACCAAAGGGTTAGGGGCTGGTATGAAGCCAGAAGTTGGTAGAGATTCTGCAATTGAAAGTTATGAAGAGATAAAAAGTACTTTAACTGGTGCTGATATTGTTTTTATTGCTGCTGGTCTAGGAGGTGGTACAGGAACAGGAGCTGCTGCTATTATCGCAAAAGCAGCTAAAGAAATAGGTGCATTAACTGTTTCTGTTGTAACTAAGCCTTTTACATGGGAAGGTAAAAAAAGAGCAGGATTGGCAAATCTTGGTCTTGAAGAGATTAAAAAAGTAAGTGATTCTATAATTGTAGTACCAAATGATAGACTTCTTGATATTGTTGATAAAGATATAGGTATGAAAGATGCTTTTAAAATCATCGATAATATTTTATATCAAGCAGTAAATGGTATGAGTGAAGTTATTTTAAATCCAGGGAATAGTGATATTAATACTGACTTTGCTGATGTAAGAACAATTATGCAACATAAAGGTATGGCGCTTATGGGAATAGGGCGAGCAAAAGGTGAAGATGCTGCTATTAAAGCTTTAGATGCTGCTACAAACTCTCCTTTACTTGATAAGATGTCTTTAAGTGGTGCAAAAGGTATTTTAATCCACTTTAATATTCATCCTCAAATTTCTATGTTTGCTATTAATAATGTTATGGAAAAAATACATGAAACTATTGATTCAAATGCAGAGATTATTTTTGGTACAACTTCAGATGATTCTTTACAGAAAGATGAAGTAAAAATTACTATAGTTGCCACTGGTTTTGAGTCTAAACCAGAACCTAAAAAACAAGAGTCTGAACCTTCAGATGGAGCTAAACAAAATATAATTACTGATAAAGATAATTATTTAGATGTGCCACCATTAATGAGAGATTACGTAGTTCAATATCACTTATCAGAGTAG
- the ftsA gene encoding cell division protein FtsA: MGSTLLAIDIGSTDVTAIIAKNDLDYKINILGTGIEASDGINKGLITNIELASKSIQNAVLKARRSTSEPIESTVVAISGSYTKGIRSMGSVNVPNGIITEHEINQVMQMALYNATIVPEYEVVHVIPIFFKVDDSADVDNPLNMNGARLEVSVYIVTAKRTALTNLKSAFKESNIEITNFVLNGYATAISVLDEQQNKFGSLVINMGSTTTEFVCYKGGSILYTDFIPVGSNHITNDLSVMLHTPHNAAELIKIKYGSLLSNNNEDDHLAIKKIKIPRIGDEQVTEEISLVDIRNIIHARVEETLILVKQKLSRSGIADNLDAGIVITGGMSKLKGIRELATLVFENQPVKVANPKNIKNGYMNFDDSAMATIVGLLFYSLDKNRNFELDSNKKLRRKIIEKKAIPKEEAREIQRDIRQPGNKSNVDIKLKTEDPTQLPKISKTNKGKGMARFWNKVSEWF, from the coding sequence TTGGGTAGCACTCTTCTAGCAATAGATATTGGATCTACTGATGTTACAGCAATTATTGCTAAAAATGATTTAGACTATAAAATTAATATCTTAGGTACAGGAATTGAAGCAAGTGATGGAATAAATAAAGGGCTTATCACAAATATTGAATTAGCCTCAAAGTCTATACAAAATGCTGTACTAAAAGCAAGAAGAAGTACCTCTGAACCTATTGAGTCAACAGTAGTTGCGATATCTGGTTCTTATACTAAAGGTATAAGAAGCATGGGAAGTGTAAATGTTCCAAATGGAATAATCACAGAACATGAAATAAACCAAGTTATGCAAATGGCTTTGTATAATGCTACTATTGTTCCTGAATATGAAGTTGTACATGTTATTCCAATATTTTTTAAAGTAGATGATTCAGCAGATGTTGATAATCCTTTAAATATGAATGGAGCAAGACTTGAAGTATCAGTTTATATTGTGACTGCAAAAAGAACTGCCTTAACCAATCTAAAATCAGCTTTCAAAGAATCAAATATAGAGATTACTAATTTTGTTTTAAATGGATATGCAACTGCAATTTCAGTTTTAGATGAACAACAAAATAAATTTGGAAGTTTAGTAATAAATATGGGAAGTACAACTACAGAGTTTGTTTGTTATAAAGGTGGGTCAATTTTATATACTGATTTTATACCAGTTGGCTCAAATCATATTACAAATGACTTATCAGTGATGCTTCACACACCACACAATGCAGCAGAACTAATAAAAATAAAATATGGTAGCTTACTTTCAAATAATAATGAAGATGATCACTTAGCTATCAAAAAAATAAAAATCCCAAGAATTGGGGATGAACAAGTAACTGAAGAGATTTCTTTAGTTGATATTAGAAATATAATTCATGCAAGAGTTGAAGAGACTCTAATCCTTGTAAAACAAAAATTAAGTAGAAGTGGAATTGCTGATAATTTAGATGCAGGAATAGTTATAACTGGTGGTATGAGTAAATTAAAAGGTATAAGAGAATTAGCAACTTTGGTTTTTGAAAATCAACCTGTAAAAGTAGCAAATCCTAAAAATATCAAAAATGGTTATATGAATTTTGATGATTCTGCTATGGCTACAATTGTAGGACTTCTTTTTTATTCTTTAGATAAAAATAGAAACTTCGAGCTAGATTCAAATAAAAAACTTAGAAGAAAAATAATAGAGAAAAAAGCTATTCCAAAAGAAGAAGCAAGAGAAATACAAAGAGATATTAGACAGCCTGGAAACAAGTCAAATGTAGATATAAAACTTAAAACTGAAGATCCTACTCAATTACCTAAAATATCGAAAACAAACAAAGGTAAAGGTATGGCTAGATTTTGGAATAAAGTTTCGGAGTGGTTTTAA